The nucleotide sequence CACCGGACGAGGCAGCTTTGAATCGAGGCGCACGGGCGTGCAAACGGTGCGGCCCGGAGACGTGTTGATTCTGCCGCCGCACGCGTGGCATCGCTACAGTCCCGAACCGACGACGGGCTGGGAAGAATGGTGGATCGAGTTGGAAGGTCCGGTGGTGACCCAACTCGAGGAGACGGGAGTGCTCGGTCGTGATGCGCGGATGGTGCGACCGTCCCGAGCCGCCGATTTGGAGGTGGTGTGGCGACAGATTCACCGACGGTTGGCGAGTGAGCAGGCGTCGTCGCATGACCCGGAACGCGGAGCGCTCGGCTTGCAGGCGCTCACCCTGGTGATGGAGCGCGATGCGTTCGAAACGGCGGACGAGCAACGCGTCGGTTGGGTGGGTCAAGCCGAGCACGAACTGGCGGCGGATTTGCGGAATCCGCCCGGGGCGGAGGAACTCGCGCGTCGGCTCGGGGTTTCTTACACGCATTTCCGGCGGGAGTTTAAACGGGCGACCGGCATGGCCCCGCACCGTTATTTGTCGCGACTGCGGCTGACGCAGGCGCGACGCATGTTGGGATCGGGGCGGGTGACGCTGGACCACGTGGCCGACCGGCTGGGTTACAGCTCGGCGTTTCATTTGTCGGCGGCGTTCAAGCGCGAGTTTGGGATGTCGCCGCGCGACTGGCGCACGCGCGCCACGAACGCCTAAGCCGGGGGCAGTCGCGTGGCGGATTCGGACGATCCGAACAGGTTTGTGGCGTGATTTCCGGCGCGATGAAGATTGAAGGTGTCTGGCCGGTTGTCACCGCGATGGTTTTTTGCATGGCTGATGGCTTCACCCCTTCGCCGGGAAAATGACCGGCCCACGTTTTACCCCGTCCCTTCATTGAGTTCCCCTCCGCTTTCGCTTCATGGTATCAGCAAGTCCTTCGGGGCGGTGCGGGCTTTGTCGGGTTTGGACTTCGAGTTGGCGGAAGGGGAAGTGCATGCGGTGCTGGGCGAAAACGGGGCGGGCAAAAGCACGTTGATCAAACTGATTACCGGAGCCTTGGAGCCGAGCGCGGGAACGATTGAAATTTTTGGCGACGCGGAGTCGCGACTGACGCCGCAAGCCGCGCGGGCGAAGGGCGTGGCGTGCATTTATCAGCAACCCGCGCTGTTTCCGGATCTGTCGGTGGCCGAGAACATCGGCTTGCGGCTGGAGGAAACGCGCGGAGGCGCACGCGTGGCCTGGCGAGCGCGGGAGGAACGGGCGGCGGTGTTGTTGGCCAAGTGTGGGGCGCGGATCGATCCGCGAACGGAAGTCCGCGAACTCTCGATGCCGGAGCAACAGTTGGTCGAGATCGCCTGTGCGATCGGAGCGGAGGCGCGGATTGTGATCATGGATGAACCGACGGCGTCGCTGACGCGGTCGGAGCAAGAGCGATTGTTTGCCATCGTGCGGGAGTTCAAAGCGAGCGGGCGCAGTGTGATTTATATCTCCCACCGGTTGGAGGAAGTGTTTGCACTCGCTGATCGGGTGACGGTGTTGCGAGACGGCACGAGCGTCGGCACCCATGCCATCACGGATCTCGATGAAGCGTCGGCGATCGCGTTGATGGTCGGTCGCGAAGTGGAACTGACGGTGCCGCGGGGCGCGGTCGACGGCGATGGGCCCGATCACACGGTGTTGGCGTTGACCGGAGTCGGTTGCACGGCGTCGGGCGTGCGCGAGGTTACCCTGGATGTGGGGGCGGGTGAGGTGATGGGCTTGGCGGGACTGGTGGGAGCGGGGCGCACGGAGCTGGCCCGGATATTGTTTGGGCTCACTCCGGCGGACGCGGGTCGCATTTGCTTGGACGGAGCGGAGATTCTGCCGCGCAGTCCGGCCGAAGCGATGGCCCATGGGATCGCTTACGTGCCGGAGGACCGGCGGCAGCACGGCGTGGTGCTGGAGTTGCCGATCGCGCAGAACGTTTCGTTGGCATCGTTTGGGCGGCTCTTTCGCGGGGGCTGGCTCAATGCGACTAGGGAACGCCAGTTGGGCCGTGACTACATTGACCGGTTGGCGGTGAAAACGACCGGACCGGATGCGTTGGCGGGGAGCTTGAGCGGGGGCAATCAGCAGAAGGTGGCGCTGGCGCGATGGCTGGCCACGGCGCCGCGGTTATTGATTTTGGATGAACCGACTCAAGGCGTGGATGTGGGCGCGAAGGGCGAGATTCATCGGTTGATTCGAGAGCAGGCCGACGCGGGCATGGCGGTGCTCATGATTTCGAGTGACCTACCGGAAGTGTTGGCGGTGAGCGATCGCATCGGCGTGATGCGGGGCGGGCGCTTGGCGGGCATATTGCCCGGTGGCAGCAGTGCCGAGCATGTGATGGGTATGGCGTTGGGCCGCGACAAAAACGGGGAGACGGCGGCATGAAGCAGTGGGGACGAACCGGATGGCTGCTCGCCGTGGTGGGTGTGGTGTTGCTGGCGATGGCGATTATGGCGCCGGGCTTTTACGAGCCGCAGCCGCTGTTGTCGTTGTTCACGCGTAAGGCGCCGTTGTTGGTGATGGTGACGGGCATGACGCTGGTGATCCTGACCCGGCAGATCGATATTTCGGTGGGATCGGTGTTCTCAGTGGCGGGGGTGGTGGCGGCGATCGCGGCGGCGGCGGGTTGGCCGTTGCCACTGGTATTCGCGGCGGCGATGGCGAGCGGGGCGTTGCTCGGCGCGTGCAACGCGGTGTTGGTGGCGGGGCTCGGGCTGCCGTCGATCGTGGTGACGTTGGCCATGATGGTCGCGGTGCGCCAGGGATTGAACCTCGGCCGGCAAGGACGGTTCGTGGAATTACCCGAAGGCGTGCAGTGGTTTGGCTGGGGCCAATTGACCGGACAGGTGGTGGTATTGGCGATCGCGGTGGTGGTGACGGTGACCGTAGCGTGGGGGCTGCGGCATCTGGCGGTGGGGCGCTGGGTTTATGCGGTGGGATCGGACGCGGAGGCGGCCCGACTCGCGGGGATTCGGCCGCGACGCGTGACGTTTGGCGCGTTGGTGGCGATGGGCATGTTCGCGGGATTGGCGGCGGCGTTGAACATGGTGCAATCGCCGCAGCTGCAGCCGTCGTCGGGCACGGGGTTTGAGTTGGAAGTAATCGCGGCGGTGGTCGTGGGCGGGGTGGCTATTTCGGGCGGGCGGGGTCGACTCAGCGGGGCGTGTGTCGGTTTGGTTTTGCTCATGTTGGTGGCGCCGGCGCTGACGCATCTGCGCGTGCCGGCCTATTGGGAAAAAGCGATTCAGGGCGCGGTGATTTTGGCGGCGGCGTGGTCGGAGCGGGAGCGTAAAAAAGTCGCCGCGGTGGCGGTTGCGGAAGGGCCCGCCGCATGAGCGAAGTGAAATCAAATTGGCGGGCCTGGCTGGCCCGGCCGGAAACGATATTGGCGATTCTATTGGTGGTGGAGTGGCTGTTGTTTTGGCACTTTGGCACCACGACCAACCGGCGTGGTGTGGTGGTCGGTTTTGGCACGATGGATCGCCAGTTCGACCTGTTGCGGCATTCGTGCGAAATCGGTCTGTTGGCGTTGGCGCTGACGCCGGTGATTTTGACGGGAGGAATCGATTTATCGGTGGGGTCGCTGTTGGGGCTATGTGCGGTGGTGTTTGGTGGGTTGTGGCAGAGCTTTGGCTTGCCGGTGGGCGTGGCCGCACTGGCGACCGTGGCGGTGGGCGGGGTGGCGGGCGGCATCAATGCGGGGCTGGTGGCGAAGGTGAGGTTGCCGCCGCTGATTGTGACGTTGGGCACCTATTCGTTGTTTCGAGGGGTGGCTGAGGGCATGACGCAGGGCTCGGCCACCTACACGGGGTTTCCGGCGGGATTTCTGGCACTGGGGCAGGGACGTTGGCTGGGCGTGCCCACGCAATTGTGGTTGTTCGCAGTAGTGGCGCTATTGGTCTGGCTGCAGGTGCATCGCACTACGTTGGGGCGGGTTTGGCGCGCGGTGGGATTTGCGCCCGAAGGCGCACGCTACGCGGGGCTGCGCGTGGGGCGGGTGACGGCCTGGGCCTATGTGATGGCAGGCATGATCGCGGGGCTTGCGGCGGTGATTTACACGGCACGGCTCGGGCAGGCGCGGGCGGATGCGGGCACGGGCTACGAACTCTTTGCGATCACGGCGGTCGTGTTGGGCGGCACGAGTATCTTTGGCGGGCGGGGTGGCGTGGTGGGCACCTTGCTGGGCGTGGCGGCGATCGCAGTGTTGAAGAGTGGACTCGCGACGCTGCCGATTGTGGTCAAAATGAACGCGGCTGAAGAAATTTCCGGCCTCCTCACCGGTGCGTTGTTGATCGCGGCCTTGGCGGCCGGAGCAGTGCCGCGCTGGTGGAAATCCCGCGTGACCTCCTGAATTTATTTAATGATGAAAACTCCCCGAATTCCCCTGTTTCGATTTCTGATGGTATGGCTGCTGGGCGCGACGATCGCTTCGGCGGCGGACCAGCAACTGTTGGTCGCCATGTTGCCGAAGGCGAAAGGCAACGCCTACTTCCTGTCTTGCAAAGAAGGGGCGGATCGCGCGGCGGCGGAGCTCGGGGTCGAGCTGCTCTTTGATGGGCCGACCGAGACGAACGCGGCCAAGCAAAATGAGATTGTGGAGAACTGGATCACTTACGGCGTCGACGTGATTGCGGTGGCGGCGGAGAACAAGGAAGGCCTTTCCACGGCACTGCGACGGGCGCAGCGCGATGGCATTCCGGTGGTGACCTACGATGCGGACGCGTTGCCGGATGCGCGGTCGTTTTTTGTGAACCAGGCCACGCCGCAGGGGATCGGTTACAAGTTGATGGACGAAGCGGCGCGGATTTGTGGTGAGGAAGGGGAGTTCGCCATCATCACGGCGACGTTGACGGCGGCGAACCAACGCGAATGGCAGCGGCACGTGGAGGCGCGGCTGGCGGAACGTTATCCCAAGATGAAACTGGTGGCGGTGCGACCGAGCGACGATTTGAAGGATCGTGCGCAAAGCGAGGCGACGGCGTTGATGAGCGCGCATCCAAATTTGAAGCTGTTGATGGCGCTGTGCTCACCGGCGGTGCCGGGAGCGGCGGAAGCAGTGAAACAGTCGGGCAAGACCGGAAAAGTGAAGGTCATCGGGCTCGGACTCCCCAGTGAGAATCGACGCTATGTCCATGAAGGTGTCACGGAGGGCGTGGTGTTGTGGAACACGGTGGATCTCGGATACCTCGCGATTCAGACGGCTGTCGGCGTGGCGCGCGGCACGCTGAAGCCCGGGGCGACGACCTTTGACGCGGGTGACTTGGGGCAGGTCGAAGTCGCGGGTGACAACGTGTTGCTCGGGGAACCGTTCCTGTTTACGGCCGACAACATCGACGACTTCGATTTCTGAGCGGTCCCGATAGAGTGGTGCCCTGGGCCGGACTCGAACCGGCACGGCCTTACGGCCAGGAGATTTTAAGTCTCCGGTGTCTACCATTCCACCACCAGGGCGTTGTTGGAGCGGAACGTTCTCGAACGGTTTCGCCGTCGTCAACGTCATGGTGGGCTTAAAACCAACCTTGCGGCGCGTCATCGCCGGGCACAGGAACGGCGCGTGAAAATAGGACTCATGGGTGGAAGCTTCGATCCGGTGCACTTCGGGCATTTGGTCGCGGCGCAAGATGCGATGGAGCAACACCGGCTCGATCGCGTGATCCTGTTGCCGGCGGCGCAAGCGCCGCTCAAAGCCCACGAGGTTTTCACGTCGGGGGAGCACCGGGTGGCGATGTTGCGGGCGGCGGTGGACTGGGACCACCGGTTCGAGGTGTCCGATTTCGAGGTGAGCCAGGGCGGGGTGAGCTATACGATCGAAACGGTGCGGCACTTCCGGAAGCAATTTCCGGCGGACGAGCTCTATTGGATCATGGGCGGCGATCAATTGCCCAAACTCGACCAATGGCGTGACATCGCGGAGTTGGCGGAACTGACCGAATTCATCTTCCTCGAACGTCCGGGACATCCGGCCAAAACGGCACCGGCCATCCCCGGTTTGCGGCTGCATCGCTGCGACGGCCACTTGATTGAAATCAGCTCCACGGAGCTGCGGGAGCGGATTTTGCGCGGGTTGTCCCTCGACTATTTCGTGCCGCATAACGCGATTGTGTATATCCACGAGCATGCGTTGTATGGGCGGAAAGACTAAATGCCTGCTCGTTCCACTTCCCCTTCCACCGCCGTTTCTTCGGCGAAGACTTCACCCGACTCACTGTCGCTCGTCGCCCAGCTCGTCAAAGCGCTGGACGATAAAAAGGCGGGCGATCTGCGTGTGCTCTCCGTGGGGGAGCATTCCAGTATCACCGACTATTTGATTCTGGCCTCCGGGCAGGCGAACACCCACCTGCGCGCTCTCCGCATCGAAGCCGAGCGCACCCTCGATGCCGCCGGTGCCCCGATCGCGGGCATCGAGTCCGGTGATGAGAGCGGCTGGATCGTTTTCGACGCGTATCAGATCATGATCCATCTGTTCATGCCCGAGCAACGTGAGGTCTACCAATTGGAGCAATTATGGCGGGACGCCGATGAGATCGACGTGGAGAAGCTCCTG is from Synoicihabitans lomoniglobus and encodes:
- a CDS encoding AraC family transcriptional regulator is translated as MSESPDFARYLPSSPMTQAWGVAVTGGGIQVVAPGETYPPAGHPSDHVFRWESGRVLGSLQLVLVRTGRGSFESRRTGVQTVRPGDVLILPPHAWHRYSPEPTTGWEEWWIELEGPVVTQLEETGVLGRDARMVRPSRAADLEVVWRQIHRRLASEQASSHDPERGALGLQALTLVMERDAFETADEQRVGWVGQAEHELAADLRNPPGAEELARRLGVSYTHFRREFKRATGMAPHRYLSRLRLTQARRMLGSGRVTLDHVADRLGYSSAFHLSAAFKREFGMSPRDWRTRATNA
- a CDS encoding sugar ABC transporter ATP-binding protein, which encodes MSSPPLSLHGISKSFGAVRALSGLDFELAEGEVHAVLGENGAGKSTLIKLITGALEPSAGTIEIFGDAESRLTPQAARAKGVACIYQQPALFPDLSVAENIGLRLEETRGGARVAWRAREERAAVLLAKCGARIDPRTEVRELSMPEQQLVEIACAIGAEARIVIMDEPTASLTRSEQERLFAIVREFKASGRSVIYISHRLEEVFALADRVTVLRDGTSVGTHAITDLDEASAIALMVGREVELTVPRGAVDGDGPDHTVLALTGVGCTASGVREVTLDVGAGEVMGLAGLVGAGRTELARILFGLTPADAGRICLDGAEILPRSPAEAMAHGIAYVPEDRRQHGVVLELPIAQNVSLASFGRLFRGGWLNATRERQLGRDYIDRLAVKTTGPDALAGSLSGGNQQKVALARWLATAPRLLILDEPTQGVDVGAKGEIHRLIREQADAGMAVLMISSDLPEVLAVSDRIGVMRGGRLAGILPGGSSAEHVMGMALGRDKNGETAA
- a CDS encoding ABC transporter permease; the encoded protein is MKQWGRTGWLLAVVGVVLLAMAIMAPGFYEPQPLLSLFTRKAPLLVMVTGMTLVILTRQIDISVGSVFSVAGVVAAIAAAAGWPLPLVFAAAMASGALLGACNAVLVAGLGLPSIVVTLAMMVAVRQGLNLGRQGRFVELPEGVQWFGWGQLTGQVVVLAIAVVVTVTVAWGLRHLAVGRWVYAVGSDAEAARLAGIRPRRVTFGALVAMGMFAGLAAALNMVQSPQLQPSSGTGFELEVIAAVVVGGVAISGGRGRLSGACVGLVLLMLVAPALTHLRVPAYWEKAIQGAVILAAAWSERERKKVAAVAVAEGPAA
- a CDS encoding ABC transporter permease, translated to MSEVKSNWRAWLARPETILAILLVVEWLLFWHFGTTTNRRGVVVGFGTMDRQFDLLRHSCEIGLLALALTPVILTGGIDLSVGSLLGLCAVVFGGLWQSFGLPVGVAALATVAVGGVAGGINAGLVAKVRLPPLIVTLGTYSLFRGVAEGMTQGSATYTGFPAGFLALGQGRWLGVPTQLWLFAVVALLVWLQVHRTTLGRVWRAVGFAPEGARYAGLRVGRVTAWAYVMAGMIAGLAAVIYTARLGQARADAGTGYELFAITAVVLGGTSIFGGRGGVVGTLLGVAAIAVLKSGLATLPIVVKMNAAEEISGLLTGALLIAALAAGAVPRWWKSRVTS
- a CDS encoding substrate-binding domain-containing protein, whose amino-acid sequence is MKTPRIPLFRFLMVWLLGATIASAADQQLLVAMLPKAKGNAYFLSCKEGADRAAAELGVELLFDGPTETNAAKQNEIVENWITYGVDVIAVAAENKEGLSTALRRAQRDGIPVVTYDADALPDARSFFVNQATPQGIGYKLMDEAARICGEEGEFAIITATLTAANQREWQRHVEARLAERYPKMKLVAVRPSDDLKDRAQSEATALMSAHPNLKLLMALCSPAVPGAAEAVKQSGKTGKVKVIGLGLPSENRRYVHEGVTEGVVLWNTVDLGYLAIQTAVGVARGTLKPGATTFDAGDLGQVEVAGDNVLLGEPFLFTADNIDDFDF
- the nadD gene encoding nicotinate-nucleotide adenylyltransferase; this encodes MKIGLMGGSFDPVHFGHLVAAQDAMEQHRLDRVILLPAAQAPLKAHEVFTSGEHRVAMLRAAVDWDHRFEVSDFEVSQGGVSYTIETVRHFRKQFPADELYWIMGGDQLPKLDQWRDIAELAELTEFIFLERPGHPAKTAPAIPGLRLHRCDGHLIEISSTELRERILRGLSLDYFVPHNAIVYIHEHALYGRKD
- the rsfS gene encoding ribosome silencing factor, which codes for MPARSTSPSTAVSSAKTSPDSLSLVAQLVKALDDKKAGDLRVLSVGEHSSITDYLILASGQANTHLRALRIEAERTLDAAGAPIAGIESGDESGWIVFDAYQIMIHLFMPEQREVYQLEQLWRDADEIDVEKLLNPPKPKAPAKRKTATKKTAAKKTAAKKTAVKKKAPAKKAVAVKKVAKKAAAKKTTVKKKSA